One Mycobacterium paraseoulense genomic window, CGGCTTCGTAGTCGGGCGGCGAGTCGGCCCGCTTCAGCCACGCGCTGAGCTCGGGCTCCCCCTTGGTGTATCGGGGTGGGGGATAGGGCGGCACGACAAGGGACATGCTTCCAGTGTGCGGCTATACCATCGCGGGGGTGGCGGAGTCGGCGGCGGAAGAGGTTCGGGCGGAACGGCTGCTGGACGCCCAGCAGAACGCGGAGCGGCTTTTCGACGAGATCGAACGGCGCGCCATGATCCGGCCCGGCGTCTCCGAGCAGCAGTTGTCCGACGAGATCAACCGGCTCGCCGCCGACATGTTCGGGGTCACCCGGCACTGGCACCGGCGGATCGTGCGGGCCGGTGAGAACACGCTGCAGCCCTTCCACGAGCGCCCGCCGGACCGGGTCGTCGCCGACGGCGACGTCGTCTTCCTCGACCTCGGCCCGATCTTCGCCGAGTGGGAGGCCGACTTCGGCCGCACCTTCGTGCTCGGCGACGACCCCGACAAGACCGCCGTCCGCGACGCGCTGCCCCGGGTGTGGCGGGCCGGCCGCGAGTACTTCTTCCGGCGACCGGGCGTCACCGGCGCCGAGCTGTACGACTTCGTCGTCGGGGTGGCGCACGCCGAGGGTTTCGAGTTCGCCAGTCCCATCGCCGGGCACCTGGTCGGGGAGTTCCCGCACAAGAAGATCGCCGGGCCCGGCGTGCAGTGGTACATCGCGCCCGGGTCGGACAAGCCGATGCGGCGCAGGGACCCGGCCGGCCGCGTCTGTCATTGGATCCTGGAGATCCACCTGGCCGACCGGGCCCGCGGCTTCGGCGGTTTCTACGAGCAGCTGCTCGACCTGCCCTAGTGCCGATCGCATGCGCCGGGCGCGGCGGGTCGGCACCATCGACCTCAGCCGAGGGGATACCTGACGCCGGTGAGCTCCTCGGAGACCGCCCACAACCGCCGCTGCACGTCGACGTCGCGCGACTTCTCGCTGGATCCCACGAGCTTGGGATAGCCGCGGGTCTCGGCGAACCCGTCCGGGCCGTAGTACTGGCCGCCGAGCACGCCCGGGTCGGTGGCGGCGCGCAGCGTCGGGAGCGCGCCCATGGCCGCGTCCTGAGCGATCACCGAGAAGAACACGTTGACGAACGGCCGGAAGGCCGTGGGCGTGTAGCGGCCCAGCTCGGTGTTCGACCCGCCGGGGTGGGCGGCGGCGGCGATGGTCGTGCCGTGGGGGGCGAGCTTGCGCTGCAGCTCGTAGGTGAACAGCAGGTTGGCCAGCTTGGCCTGCCCGTAGGCTGCCACCCGGTTGTAGGAGCGCTCCCATTGCAGGTCGTCGAAGTGGATGTCGGCGAGGATGCGGTGGCCCATGCTGCTCACCGTCACGACCCGCGAACCGGCGACCGGCAGCAGCCGCTCCAGCAGCAGGCCGGTGAGCGCGAAGTGGCCCAGGTGGTTGGTGCCGAACTGCATCTCGAAGCCGTCTTTGGTGGTTTCCTTCGGCGTGTACATGACGCCGGCGTTGTTGATCAGCAGGTCGATGCGCTCGTAATCGGACTTGAGCTGCTCGGCGGCGGCGCGCACGGAGTCCAGCGACGTCAGGTCGAGCTCGGCCAGCGCCACGTCGGCGCCGGGGCTCTTGGCGGCGATCCGGGCGGCGGCGTCCTTGCCCTTGTCCAGATTGCGCACCGCCAGCACGACGCGGGCGCCGTGGTCGGCCAGCGCGGCGGCCGTCTCGTAGCCGAGACCGGTGTTGGCCCCGGTGATGACGGCGACGCGACCGGTCTGGTCGGGGATGTCCGCGGCGGTCCACTTGGCCATGACAGGCTCCTTGAACTAGTAGAGTAAACGGGGCGAGCGCTCCGGTTGTTGCCCACTATACGGAACGCGCGCCCCGTTTTGTCAACGTCTAGGCGGTGAACAGATGGCGCAGCCCGCACGGCCGTTGCGCGCCGACGCGGCGCGCAACCGTGCGCGCGTGCTGGACGTCGCCTACGAAACCTTTGCGGCCGAGGGCCTGGCCGTGCCGGTCGACGAGATCGCCCGGCGTGCGGGGGTCGGGGCCGGCACCGTCTACCGGCACTTCCCGACGAAGGAGGCGCTGTTCGCGGCGGTCATCGAGGACCGCATGCGGCGCATGGTCGACGACGGCCGTGCCCTGTTGACGTCCGAGGGGCCGGGGGAAGCGCTGTTCGCCTTTCTGCGCTCGCTGGTGTTGCAGTGGGGGGCCGCGGACCGCGGCCTGGTGGACGCCCTGGCCGGCTACGGAATCGACATCGCCTGCGCGGCGCCCGAGGCCGAAGACGCCTTCAAGGCCGTGCTCGGCGAGCTGCTGCGCGCCGCGCAGCAGGCGGGCACCGCGCGGCGCGACATCGACATGCGGGACGTGAAGGCGATCCTCGTCGGCTGCCAGGCGATGCAGGCGTACGACTCCGCGCTGGCCGAGCGGGCGACCGACGTCGTCATCGACGGCTTACGCGCGCAGCGATAAGGCCCCCGCTGTTCTTGCACTCGGCATATGCGAGTGCTAAGAATGACGTTGGCACTCGCGACTGGCGAGTGCTAGGTCGGGACGGTGAGACCAGCAGACACCTGGGGTCGTCCGTCGCGGGCACTGCACCCGGCCAGCGTAAGTAATGGGGTGACCACCCGTGGTCACCCGGTGTCATCCCCGATCCGGAGGAATCACTTCGCAATGGCCAAGAC contains:
- a CDS encoding M24 family metallopeptidase, translating into MLPVCGYTIAGVAESAAEEVRAERLLDAQQNAERLFDEIERRAMIRPGVSEQQLSDEINRLAADMFGVTRHWHRRIVRAGENTLQPFHERPPDRVVADGDVVFLDLGPIFAEWEADFGRTFVLGDDPDKTAVRDALPRVWRAGREYFFRRPGVTGAELYDFVVGVAHAEGFEFASPIAGHLVGEFPHKKIAGPGVQWYIAPGSDKPMRRRDPAGRVCHWILEIHLADRARGFGGFYEQLLDLP
- a CDS encoding SDR family NAD(P)-dependent oxidoreductase yields the protein MAKWTAADIPDQTGRVAVITGANTGLGYETAAALADHGARVVLAVRNLDKGKDAAARIAAKSPGADVALAELDLTSLDSVRAAAEQLKSDYERIDLLINNAGVMYTPKETTKDGFEMQFGTNHLGHFALTGLLLERLLPVAGSRVVTVSSMGHRILADIHFDDLQWERSYNRVAAYGQAKLANLLFTYELQRKLAPHGTTIAAAAHPGGSNTELGRYTPTAFRPFVNVFFSVIAQDAAMGALPTLRAATDPGVLGGQYYGPDGFAETRGYPKLVGSSEKSRDVDVQRRLWAVSEELTGVRYPLG
- a CDS encoding TetR/AcrR family transcriptional regulator — protein: MAQPARPLRADAARNRARVLDVAYETFAAEGLAVPVDEIARRAGVGAGTVYRHFPTKEALFAAVIEDRMRRMVDDGRALLTSEGPGEALFAFLRSLVLQWGAADRGLVDALAGYGIDIACAAPEAEDAFKAVLGELLRAAQQAGTARRDIDMRDVKAILVGCQAMQAYDSALAERATDVVIDGLRAQR